The DNA window ATGGCGACTCATGTTCACGCCGATGTCGATGCGCTAGAGATAGAGTATCGACGTCGTACTGATGCCTTATTTAAAAATGAACTGCAGGCGATGCCAGGCGCTAAGGCGCTGCTGCAGCGACTCAAAGAGCAGCGCATTGATATGTGCATTGCTTCCAATGCTCCCCGTGAAAAAATCGCACAGATGCTTTCCAATGCGGGCCTCGCGGATTATTTCCAAGATCATATCTATTCTGGGTTTGATGCTAACAGTTGGAAACCCGACCCCGATCTTATTCATTATTGCGCGATGAACATGGGCTATCGCCTTGATGACTGTGTCTACATCGATGATACATTGCAGGGAGTTACCGCTGGTGTCTTAGCGGGCGTTAAAACGTTTCATCTGCAGGGCTCTGCTCGAATGCATGAGTGTGGTTATCCAGAAGTAGAGTCTCTACAGAATCTAGCGGACTTAAGCCAATTTCTCGAGTTGCCCAAATGACTTCATTAGCCAACTTCGCTAGAATAGCGTCATCCGTACCATTGGAGGTAAAAGATGAACCCCCAAGATTTTTGTATCGTTTTAACCACAACGAACAAGCAGGAAAATGCCCAGCAAATGATCCAAGTCTTGCTGGAGCAAAAGCTTGCTGCATGCATCCAAACGATGCCCATCAGTAGTCACTACGTTTGGCAGGGCGAGATCTGTCACGAAGAAGAAGTGTTACTGGTGATCAAAACTCAACTTGAGTGTTACTCCGATGTGGAGCAAACACTAACTGCTCTTCACGATTATGACGTTCCGCAAATCGTGCAGGTGCCGATCACCGAAGGTTTTCACCCGTACCTCGCTTGGATTAAGCAAAATACACAAAAAAAATAAGGTGACGGATCACCTTACTTTGATATCACTCTACTGATATTGCATGCGCCACTTTAAGCTTGGAAGCGTTTAGGATTGTGGCGACATTGCCAGCTTAATAAACTCAATGCGCACAGTGCACCGAGTGTGTCACACAGCATATCTTTCTGTGCATCCCAAATATCCCCTTGAGATCCTAAGAAGGCGATTCCATTTTCGCCACCGGCTAAGTCGGCATACCACCACTCAATGATTTCATAGCCAGCAGCGACGCTCATAATCGCAAACAGAGCGAATGCACGCGCTAACCATGGGTGAGCTAAACGTCGACGTATGATGATTTCAGCGATGGGATAGGCATAAAGACCGATAGCGAAGTGCGCGACGCGGTCAAAATTATTCCTCTCAGAACCAATCAGTTGGTTAAACCAATGAAATGGCACTTCAGCAAAGGTGTATTTGGCACCTATCGTGTGCATTGCCATCCAAATGAACATAAGACAGTAGGCAGTTTTGCTTAAGGGCACAAGAGTTGAGCCCCACCACGTGAGAGCCAAAATCAGCATCACTGGGATGATTTCAGCAATCCACACCGATTGTGAATTTGGTGCAACGGCGGAAAAAATAAATAGCACGGCGTAGCCGAGCGTAAACCAAGTGAGTTGGCGAGGTACGGTCATGTTGCATTCAGTCCTTGATGGCAGTCAGTTATAGCGCATGGCGAAATCCATTGTGAAACATGCCATGCAAAAAACATCGACTTGCGATGTTATAAGGGTTTTGCAGCGAGTGGTATAGGGTAAAAAATCGTTCTCATCCGTGTGTCACTTTGCGCAAAAATCAGTATTATTGCAATTTGTTGCAAAGATATGGATTTTTGGGGTAAGTCGCAAAACCTAGTAACTCTTTAAAAATATTAATCATTTACCCTGATCTATTATCTACCTTGTCCTATTCTTATTGCTAGAGCCATGTCATACCTTAGTTAACTGTTTGAACGAGATTCTCTTTTTTGCTTCATCTAGGGGACAAGGAAGATGGAACGACAATGATGCGCTGGGATTTGGTGTCATTGAGAAATGGACTCGGGGTCAAAATCCGATGGCGTTGCCAAGGTTGTTACTCGACAAAAGCGATCGGATAGATTTGAATAGAATGACGATATTCGCAGTGGACGCACTATGTCAGAAACTCACCACCTCACAGCGACGTTTCAGGGCTACATGGAAAACCCATTAGTATGGCCGATTTTTGAAGTTCTGAAACATCAACCTTCCGGTTGGAAAGTGCATACCTTGGCGTCTCATTTGGGTGAGATTGGTTTTATGCCAACCCTTGATGATTCGTCGGAAAAAGATCTATTTAAACGCAATTTTCTGATGATGAATGCGCTCTTTCAACTGCAAGAAACCCTTTACCCAGAAAAGTGGTTACAAGTTGAAGCCATGGACATTGTGCTTAGCCCTATGTTCCAAAGTCAGATGCATTACATTGATACCGACAATCCACTACGTGATTACTATATGCAGTGGGAAAACTACGAAGCCAACGAAGGGGAAGTGAAGCGGTTATTGAACGAGTTTTGGACTCGTTATCGCAAGTTCGTTGGTGGCGATGAGGACCATAAAAACCTGAGCCGTTTGCAGGCCCTGCGACTGTTTGAATTAGATGAAACGGCCAGTGCAGCTCAAATTCGGAAAACCTGGCGACGTTTAGCGCTGCGTTGGCATCCGGATCGAGAGAACGGAAATTCGGAAAAATTCCGTATTCTTTGCGAAGCTTGGCATGTTCTGCGTCGAGATGAATTTCAGGACATGTTCAGCTAATTGAGTAACGTCAGTTAGTCAATAACTGACGTTAGTTCAGTATGTTAGGTAAAGCCTAAGTTTAACGGTTAGGCTTTAAACTGAGCTTGGCGCATGCGGTTTAACGCCGCCATCACATCGAGTACGCGAGGTAATGCCAAATCGCCTTGATTTGGCATTGTTTTATGCCATTCTTGGCTCAGCATCGCTTGAATGGTTTCTGCTGGTTTTTTCGCCCATCCTGGATTTTGTGCTAACTGGAACCACAGCCAACCAATCGCATTCACTTCACTAGCGGACTCTAGTTGTTCAAGAGCTGATAAATCCACAGTTTCACGACCAAAACGTAAGGTATGTGCTCCTTTGGCGCTCACGCGGAATTTGCCATCAGCAAGAATCTTCTGTAAGCCACCACAATGAAATTGACGAGCAGGAATTTGTTGTAACTCGTGCTCACACTCATTATTACGCGTTGACGGATGGTGAGTGATCACTTCTTTGGCTTTGTCGGTCACATCAATGGCTTGGTAATCGTGCATTTGAATTACAGTATCTGCCACATCAAGGTAGTCACCTGACCCACCCATAACAATCAGTGTTGAGATGCCCAACATATCGCGCAGTTGACCAATACGATCGACCAGCGGGGTGATTGGCTCATCGCCCTTGCTCACAAGAGCTTGCATGCGCTCATCGCGAATCATGAAGTTGGTGGCTGAGGTATCTTCATCGATAAGCAGAGTTGTCGCGCCAGCTTCAATGGATTCTTGCAGCCAAGCCGCTTGAGATGTCGAACCAGACGCATCTTGCGTACTAAAAGAGTGCGTATCACGCCCCATTGGTAAATGGTTGATATAATTTGAAATGTCGAGGTTGTGCACACAACGGCCATCTTCAGCACGAATCTTCATCGCTTGGCGATCGGTCACACAGTATTCACGGCCATCGCCAACGATGTGGTTATAGATGCCACGTTCAACCGCGGTCAGCAGGGTGGATTTGCCATGGAAACCGCCGCCAACGACCAAAGTGATGCCACTTTTGATCCCCAAACCCGTCACAGCGCCGCGGTTAGGCGTCATTAAAGTCACTGCAAGTGACTCTGGTGCGCTGAATGCGACCGCTTCTTTCATCGGTAAATCACTGTTACCGGCAAGGCGTGGGAGAATGCTGCCATTGGCAATAAAACCAATCAGGCCATGCTCAGCAAGTTGATTGCGCAGCGCCTCTTGATCTTCAATGACCACACAGTGTTGGTCTAATGCTTCTAAGTCCAATTCGCGCGCCATAGTCGCACGACGTACGAATTTAGGCAGATGGAAGGTTAGAAGGTTAATGGCCTTTTTCGCCAGAATTTGGCGAGCTTCAGCTGGCAAATTGACACGAAAACGCAGCTCAATCCCTTCATCGGTAAAGACCACTGAGGTGGAATCGAGCACAGTTTGACCGGTTAGCGCAATTTCCACATCGTTTTCATGCAGAGCAAATTGGGCAAAACTGCGGGCGATAAAATCACGGGCAGCAATTTGGTAAGCTGCCGATTTGTCGCGCAGAAAAGCCAATCCTGAGGGTGCCCAAGCGCGAAATGCGCGTAAACGCGATGCTGGCGCGTATGGATCGGACTGGATGTGATCGATAAACAGGGTGAAGTCACCGAAGTCATATTCACCTTTGATTTGCTGATAGGCACGATAATTCTGTTTTTCGAGTTTTTTCAGTCTTGAGGTTAATTGATCCATAGTATGACAGCTCGTCTCGTCTGAGGTAAAAGGAGGGGGATTATAGAAACCGCATTCTCCAGAGTAAAGTCAGGATAGCAACTTAGCGCAGCATTCGCTGTAGATTGATGGAAATGAACACAAAAAAGCCTGATTTTTCTGTCACACTTGGTGAGGAAACATCAGGCTATTCGTATTCACAGCGTCAAAACGAAGACATTATTCGTCGTCTTGGTTTACGTATTGGCTCAGGTCAACGTCTTGTTGGTAGTTCACTGCGTCAAAGCCAAAGCCGTTAAGCTGCATAAATTCTTGCTTAAATCCAGCGTAGTCGCCAAGTTCACGGAAATTCGCTTCGTTGAGTTCGCTTAGGATGGCATTCACTTTGGCCTGAGTTTCAGGAGCCAACTCGCGGTCATCCATGCGAACTAGACGCTCGCCATCGACACGTACTTTGTCATGTCCGTAGAGTTTCTCGCGAAATAGACGTTGCATTTGACCAATGGTATTTTCATGAGTGCCTGCTTCTTTCATCACTTTATACAAAGCGATCATATAAGGGCTCAGACCCGGAATCACCATACTCGCTTTAGTCACAACGGCTTTACACACCGTAGCGTAAGCTCCGCCGTCATAGTTAGCCAGTTTCAAATTCAGCGAGTGGCTGGTTTGATGCAGGTCGATTTTCGCTTGGCCAAGTGTGCCATCAAGATAAATCGGATGAGTGATCTCTGGTCCCATGTACGAGAACGCGATGGTTTTACACCCTTGGGCGATAGAATCAACGTTGATTAAGGCATCAACCCAGTTTTCCCAATCTTCTCCGCCCATCACTTTGATCGTGCTGTGCAGCTCATCATCCGTGGCTGGTGTGAGTTGAAGATTTTGCCAGCGATCATCTTCAAGAATGATCGTCGACCCCGCTACTGTGTCACCAATCGGTTTGATAAACGAATGCCAGAAACGATCGGAATTCGCCTGACGACGTTTGCCACTGGCAATACTGTAAATGATGAGATCGACTTCGCCTTCGAAATAGGTTTCGATGGCTTCAATGACTTGATCTTTTAGTTCTTGAGAGAACACATCGCCATTGATATTTACTGCAGTTCTACCAGCGTTTTCCGCGTGCTTCTTGAAATAGTAATTGTTGTAGTAGCCAGCGCTGCCAGTTTGCGTTTCTGATGGAGCTCTTTCTAACGATACGCCAATGGTATCAGCCTGAGCGCCACCAAACGTGAGAGCGATACGCGCTGCTAGACCGTAACCAGAAGATGCGCCGAGAATCAGAACTCGTTTTGGCCCTTGAGTGATAGGCTCTGCTTTTTTAACAAACTCAATTTGCTGCAAGATAGCTTGCTCGCAACCTAATGGATGGGCGGTTTTTGCCACCACACCCTTAATAACGGGTTCTATGTGCATTAGTGTCACCATCGTGTTGAACAGAAGGGACGAGAATACCTTATATTCCGCGGGGCTTTATTGAGCTAGACCATTAAAAGTGGTGATATTTGTTATAAATATGGGAGTAATTCGTTAGCCATGTAGTTGGCGATCCATGCTTGTGCTTCTGGCTTAGGGTGTAAACCATCGGCCATAATCCACTCTGGTTTGGTGATGATTTGTTCAAGATAGAAGGGAATAAGAGGAACTTTTTCCGCTTCACTTACCTTAGCAAAAACCTCATAAAACATAGTGGTATAGCGCTTGCCATAATTGGGAGGCATACGAATTTGCATCACAAGTGCTTTTGCATTGCTGGCCTGTATTTGTTGTACAATTTGGCGTAAGTTATTGGTAATCAAGGGAGTAGGAAAACCGCGTAGCCCGTCATTTGCCCCTAACTCGACCAATACAACATCAGGGTGATGTTTTGTTAACAATCCGGGTAACCGAGCTAAACCGTTACCGGATGTGTCACCTGAGATGCTAGCGTTAACAACCGTAACATTTTTTCCTTTTTCACTCAGTTCATGACTGAGTAAACTGGCCCAAGCCTGCTCGATTGGCATTTGGTAACCTGCGCTAAGGCTATCTCCGAGAATCATTAATGTTTGACTCGTAGCGCTGGTGGAACACAGCAACAGTAACAGCAAGGAAAGTCTTCGAATCATGCAATCATCCATTATTTCTGCGACATCGTTAACTCAAGTAGTCTCCACCAAACAAGAGCAATTAACAATCCTAAAAAATGTTAGTTTACAAATTCATGCCGAAGAGACGGTGGCTATTGTTGGGACATCTGGCGCGGGCAAATCCACTTTAATGACCTTGTTGGCTGGACTTGAACAGCCCACGCAAGGGGAAGTTCATCTACTAGGACAGGGGCTTAGCACCTTAAATGACGAGGAAAGAGCAGCGCTAAGAGCCAACTCTATCGGATTTGTGTTCCAGAGCTTTTTGTTGATCCCAAGTTTAACCGCCCTTGAAAATGTTACCTTACCTTGCTTGCTCAAAGGCGAAAAGGAAAACACTGAACGAGCCAAGGCGCTGCTTGAGCAAGTGGGACTGGGTCATCGCTTACATCACTCTCCAGCACAATTATCTGGTGGTGAGCAGCAGCGTGTGGCTTTGGCACGAGCTTTCATGATTCAACCACAAATTCTGTTTGCCGATGAACCAACGGGTAATCTCGATCAAGCAACTGCGCAAACCGTAATCGACTTACTGTTTAAGCTCAATAAGGATAACGGCACAACCTTGGTTTTGGTGACTCACGATCCAGAACTCGCCGCTCGTTGTCAGCGATGCTTTTACATGCATGCCGGCGAACTGGAGGAGCGAGTATGAGTCATCCTAATCAGCCGCAGTTAATGACCAAAGGTCAGTTAAATGGCCGCTTATTGCGTTGGAGCCTAGCCGAAATTCGCCATGGAAAACTCTGGCCACTTGCGCTTGCACTGATTCTCATCATCGCTTGCGTGTTTGCCTTGACCGCGTTGGCTACTCGTATGGAGCAGGTGGTGGTCAAACAAGGTAAAGATGCCTTAACCGCAGATACCGTGCTGGTTTCTGGCAATCCCATCACTAAGCCAACTTGGCAAGCTGTCAATAATCTGCCTCTGACTACGTCACTGTTAACTCGGTTTGGCACCATGGCATTTAGCGCCGATGACAAAATGCAATTGGTCACGGTGAAAGCGGTCGACAGTGCTTATCCTCTGCGCGGAGAGATGCGTCTAATTAGAGCCAATAATCAGGTTGATCAACACGTAAAGCCGGGTGAGCTTTGGTTAGATGAACGGCTGTTCTCTTTACTGGACGTCAATGTTGGGGACCGTTTGAGCATTGGTGATGCCGACTTTACGATCTCTGGGCGAGTCGCCGAAGAACCAGGGCTTAGTTTTAATCCTTTCCAACAAATGCCGGCAGTGCTTATTCATCAAGATGATGTGGCCAAAACCGGTGCTGTGCAAATGGGGAGTCGAGTTCAGTATCAACTGTTTGTTAATGGCAGCAATCGCGCGATTGAGGCACTGAAACAGCAAGTGGTGTTAACGCCAAGCGATCGCTGGCGTGATCAAAGCAGCACCAGTCGCACCAGTGATGTGTTTGAGCGCACTCAGCAATACCTCTCTTTGGCGGTCGCAATAGTGATTATCATGGCGGCGACGACCTTGGTATTGACCTGTCAGCATTATGTCGCTTCTCGCCAGCAAACCATTGCTATGTTGAAGAGTCTAGGGGCAAGTCGCACTTGGATTGTGCGTTGGCTGCTGATTCAAACCTTGGTGCTCTATGGTGTGGCAGCTGTTTTCGGCAGTTTAGTTGGGGTTGGGTTAGAAATGCTGCTACGTGTTCCGTTAACTGACATGCTCCCCAATCCGTTACCCAGTTATGGGTTGGCTCCATTAGGTTTTGCTTTACTCACAAGTCTTTTGATCGCCATACCTGCGCTAGGCATTCCACTCGATCGGCTGCTGATGATTCGTGCGGCTCAGGTGATGAATGAGGGAACGGCGAAAGGTCGCAAAAGAGCGTGGTGGCTTGCATTATTACCTATGGTCGCTTTGATTTATGTCTATCAGGGCAACACGCTGATTTGGCTAGTATTAATCGGTATGGTGGTGCTGTTTATATTGCTCGGTATTGTTGGGCTACTGATCACCAAATTGACGAACTACTTGCCGTT is part of the Vibrio porteresiae DSM 19223 genome and encodes:
- a CDS encoding DUF2238 domain-containing protein; the protein is MTVPRQLTWFTLGYAVLFIFSAVAPNSQSVWIAEIIPVMLILALTWWGSTLVPLSKTAYCLMFIWMAMHTIGAKYTFAEVPFHWFNQLIGSERNNFDRVAHFAIGLYAYPIAEIIIRRRLAHPWLARAFALFAIMSVAAGYEIIEWWYADLAGGENGIAFLGSQGDIWDAQKDMLCDTLGALCALSLLSWQCRHNPKRFQA
- the fabV gene encoding enoyl-ACP reductase FabV, with product MHIEPVIKGVVAKTAHPLGCEQAILQQIEFVKKAEPITQGPKRVLILGASSGYGLAARIALTFGGAQADTIGVSLERAPSETQTGSAGYYNNYYFKKHAENAGRTAVNINGDVFSQELKDQVIEAIETYFEGEVDLIIYSIASGKRRQANSDRFWHSFIKPIGDTVAGSTIILEDDRWQNLQLTPATDDELHSTIKVMGGEDWENWVDALINVDSIAQGCKTIAFSYMGPEITHPIYLDGTLGQAKIDLHQTSHSLNLKLANYDGGAYATVCKAVVTKASMVIPGLSPYMIALYKVMKEAGTHENTIGQMQRLFREKLYGHDKVRVDGERLVRMDDRELAPETQAKVNAILSELNEANFRELGDYAGFKQEFMQLNGFGFDAVNYQQDVDLSQYVNQDDE
- a CDS encoding HAD-IA family hydrolase, which gives rise to MTKTKKQCVIFDCEGTLVDSERLCCQVLQQLLREIGVILSLNEVMKHFDGGKSADILNQLLMATHVHADVDALEIEYRRRTDALFKNELQAMPGAKALLQRLKEQRIDMCIASNAPREKIAQMLSNAGLADYFQDHIYSGFDANSWKPDPDLIHYCAMNMGYRLDDCVYIDDTLQGVTAGVLAGVKTFHLQGSARMHECGYPEVESLQNLADLSQFLELPK
- a CDS encoding arylesterase: MIRRLSLLLLLLCSTSATSQTLMILGDSLSAGYQMPIEQAWASLLSHELSEKGKNVTVVNASISGDTSGNGLARLPGLLTKHHPDVVLVELGANDGLRGFPTPLITNNLRQIVQQIQASNAKALVMQIRMPPNYGKRYTTMFYEVFAKVSEAEKVPLIPFYLEQIITKPEWIMADGLHPKPEAQAWIANYMANELLPYL
- a CDS encoding DNA-J related domain-containing protein, yielding MSETHHLTATFQGYMENPLVWPIFEVLKHQPSGWKVHTLASHLGEIGFMPTLDDSSEKDLFKRNFLMMNALFQLQETLYPEKWLQVEAMDIVLSPMFQSQMHYIDTDNPLRDYYMQWENYEANEGEVKRLLNEFWTRYRKFVGGDEDHKNLSRLQALRLFELDETASAAQIRKTWRRLALRWHPDRENGNSEKFRILCEAWHVLRRDEFQDMFS
- a CDS encoding ABC-ATPase domain-containing protein; amino-acid sequence: MDQLTSRLKKLEKQNYRAYQQIKGEYDFGDFTLFIDHIQSDPYAPASRLRAFRAWAPSGLAFLRDKSAAYQIAARDFIARSFAQFALHENDVEIALTGQTVLDSTSVVFTDEGIELRFRVNLPAEARQILAKKAINLLTFHLPKFVRRATMARELDLEALDQHCVVIEDQEALRNQLAEHGLIGFIANGSILPRLAGNSDLPMKEAVAFSAPESLAVTLMTPNRGAVTGLGIKSGITLVVGGGFHGKSTLLTAVERGIYNHIVGDGREYCVTDRQAMKIRAEDGRCVHNLDISNYINHLPMGRDTHSFSTQDASGSTSQAAWLQESIEAGATTLLIDEDTSATNFMIRDERMQALVSKGDEPITPLVDRIGQLRDMLGISTLIVMGGSGDYLDVADTVIQMHDYQAIDVTDKAKEVITHHPSTRNNECEHELQQIPARQFHCGGLQKILADGKFRVSAKGAHTLRFGRETVDLSALEQLESASEVNAIGWLWFQLAQNPGWAKKPAETIQAMLSQEWHKTMPNQGDLALPRVLDVMAALNRMRQAQFKA
- a CDS encoding ABC transporter ATP-binding protein; amino-acid sequence: MQSSIISATSLTQVVSTKQEQLTILKNVSLQIHAEETVAIVGTSGAGKSTLMTLLAGLEQPTQGEVHLLGQGLSTLNDEERAALRANSIGFVFQSFLLIPSLTALENVTLPCLLKGEKENTERAKALLEQVGLGHRLHHSPAQLSGGEQQRVALARAFMIQPQILFADEPTGNLDQATAQTVIDLLFKLNKDNGTTLVLVTHDPELAARCQRCFYMHAGELEERV
- a CDS encoding ABC transporter permease → MTKGQLNGRLLRWSLAEIRHGKLWPLALALILIIACVFALTALATRMEQVVVKQGKDALTADTVLVSGNPITKPTWQAVNNLPLTTSLLTRFGTMAFSADDKMQLVTVKAVDSAYPLRGEMRLIRANNQVDQHVKPGELWLDERLFSLLDVNVGDRLSIGDADFTISGRVAEEPGLSFNPFQQMPAVLIHQDDVAKTGAVQMGSRVQYQLFVNGSNRAIEALKQQVVLTPSDRWRDQSSTSRTSDVFERTQQYLSLAVAIVIIMAATTLVLTCQHYVASRQQTIAMLKSLGASRTWIVRWLLIQTLVLYGVAAVFGSLVGVGLEMLLRVPLTDMLPNPLPSYGLAPLGFALLTSLLIAIPALGIPLDRLLMIRAAQVMNEGTAKGRKRAWWLALLPMVALIYVYQGNTLIWLVLIGMVVLFILLGIVGLLITKLTNYLPLSPTFKLAIGRLQRSGSASALQFGALSLSLMLLAVMWLVRTDLLADWQQTLPPDAPNAFAINIAPYEKESYLQELDAAHVERSPAYPISRGRLTLINGQNAKERANGREGEDALGRELNFTWGETLPDYNPIVAGSWHAQGAVSVEEDLARDLGINIGDELTFVINSETFTAKVNTLRHVEWRQMKPNFYFIFSPDVMASVPATWLVSFRLSAKDDQLLVTLSRQHPTVSLIDIRSMGAKIEKLLQQIVWSMTVLAGLGVVAGILLIFTLLRLSLSQRQQEIQLYRTLGASRQRVIRTIWAEFGLLALVAGWVACIGADAVVGAIMIYGFDMQPKLHFMLWIVLPIATFAILAVVVSSLLRRLLIPLNKAFS
- the cutA gene encoding divalent-cation tolerance protein CutA yields the protein MNPQDFCIVLTTTNKQENAQQMIQVLLEQKLAACIQTMPISSHYVWQGEICHEEEVLLVIKTQLECYSDVEQTLTALHDYDVPQIVQVPITEGFHPYLAWIKQNTQKK